One Panicum virgatum strain AP13 chromosome 9K, P.virgatum_v5, whole genome shotgun sequence genomic region harbors:
- the LOC120648599 gene encoding xyloglucan galactosyltransferase KATAMARI1 homolog produces MKLTSSEVNLQKDAEDAAADKHGGGGGVLRPSRICHLALLSTAFWAFVFFLHSGTQGDGVGVASVLFKQAAFSLPPLLSANAAGRGRAPPAQPPPPSTHAVQAQSSPPPPAADRCAGRYIYMYDLPPRFNDDLIRDCKKLWRFYDMCPHVANCGMGRALGDEGGVFSPRGWYATNQFTLDLIFHARMKRYECLTGDPSLAAALYVPFYASLDGGRHMWNRTSLRDMLGLDLVAWLARRPQWRAMGGRDHFMVAGRTAWDFRRYEDVDEQWGTKLLHNPAVQNMTVLVLETSPWRRDNLAVPYPTYFHPEAAADVAAWQEKVRAAERPWLFAFAGAPHPWQRETVRPEIFRQCGASRRCRLFRCGGAKSGPRSCKSPGAVMRVFESSDFCLQPRGDSLTRRSTFDAVLAGCIPVFFHPGSAYTQYTLHLPREAERWSVLIMHTDVRERNVSIEETLARIPPETVTAMREEVIRLIPRVVYADPRSGRVDFKDAFDVAVEAVIDRVARRRRGDVEGRRR; encoded by the coding sequence ATGAAGCTCACCAGCTCCGAAGTAAACTTGCAGAAAGATgccgaggacgccgccgccgacaagcacggcggcggcggaggcgtgcTCCGGCCGTCCCGGATATGCCACCTCGCCCTTCTCTCCACGGCGTTCTGGGCCTTCGTCTTCTTCCTGCACTCCGGCACCCAAGGCGACGGCGTCGGCGTGGCGTCGGTCCTGTTCAAGCAGGCCGCGTTCTCCCTTCCTCCCCTGCTGTCAGCCAACGCtgccggccgcgggcgcgctCCACCCgcgcagccaccgccgccgtcgacgcacGCCGTGCAGGCgcagtcgtcgccgccgccaccggcggccgACCGCTGCGCGGGGCGGTACATCTACATGTACGATCTCCCGCCGCGCTTCAACGACGACCTCATCCGCGACTGCAAGAAGCTATGGCGGTTCTACGACATGTGCCCGCACGTGGCCAACTGCGGCATGGGCCGGGCGCTGGGCGACGAGGGCGGCGTCTTCTCCCCGCGCGGCTGGTACGCCACCAACCAGTTCACGCTCGACCTCATCTTCCACGCCCGCATGAAGCGCTACGAGTGCCTCACCGGCGACccgtccctcgccgccgcgctgtaCGTGCCCTTCTACGCCAGCCTCGACGGCGGGCGGCACATGTGGAACCGCACCTCGCTGCGCGACATGCTCGGCCTGGACCTCGTCGCGTGGCTGGCGCGCCGGCCGCAGTGGCGCGCCATGGGCGGCCGCGACCACTTCATGGTGGCCGGGCGCACGGCGTGGGACTTCCGGCGCTACGAGGACGTCGACGAGCAGTGGGGTACCAAGCTGCTCCACAACCCGGCCGTCCAGAACATGACGGTGCTCGTCCTGGAGACCAGCCCGTGGCGCCGGGACAACCTCGCGGTGCCCTACCCGACCTACTTCCACCCGGAGGCGGCCGCCGACGTCGCCGCCTGGCAGGAGAAGGTGCGCGCCGCGGAGCGGCCGTGGCTCTTCGCGTTCGCCGGCGCGCCGCACCCCTGGCAGCGCGAGACCGTCCGCCCGGAGATCTTCCGGCAGTGCGGCGCGTCGCGCCGCTGCAGGCTCttccggtgcggcggcgccaagAGCGGGCCCCGCAGCTGCAAGTCGCCGGGCGCGGTGATGCGCGTGTTCGAGAGCTCCGACTTCTGCCTGCAGCCGCGGGGGGACTCGCTGACGCGGCGGTCGACGTTCGACGCCGTGCTAGCCGGGTGCATCCCGGTGTTCTTCCACCCCGGGTCGGCGTACACGCAGTACACGCTGCACCTCCCCAGGGAGGCGGAGAGGTGGTCGGTGCTCATCATGCACACCGACGTGCGCGAGCGGAACGTGAGCATCGAGGAGACGCTCGCCAGGATCCCGCCGGAGACGGTGACGGCGATGCGGGAGGAGGTGATCCGGCTCATCCCCAGGGTGGTGTACGCGGACCCGAGGTCGGGGCGCGTCGACTTCAAGGACGCGTTCGACGTCGCGGTGGAGGCGGTCATTGACCGggtggccaggcggcggcggggagacgTCGAGGGACGACGGCGCTGA